Proteins co-encoded in one Streptomyces sp. JH34 genomic window:
- a CDS encoding peptidoglycan-binding protein translates to MSLRSQLTRRTRLALAGAAAGVVASAIVATSIVVSDSSEPVTVAAAQGTDYGPEPEADSALVTQAGEFSTMATATLSRDTMINRARTWLTANKGGPVPYSMERNWKDGYRQDCSGFVSMALGLGKPGLNTVGLADSRNGVTKRLSGVSQLQKGDLLIDYSTTDGDFRHVVIFEKWANASHSAYWAYEQRGTYGTTHRQLRYGIGSDNYDPFRPVKLGGGGGGGQLPTPTVSWPVLKSGSQGADVRSAQRLLTARGHAVGADGVFGTKTRSAVIAFQKSRSLTADGVIGPNTWSKLIRTVQSGSTGQAVKAAQTQLNVYGYGLALDGSYGSRTKSAVVAFQKKHHLQVDGVVGPQTWRVLLGTR, encoded by the coding sequence ATGTCTCTTCGCAGCCAGCTCACGCGCCGTACGCGCCTCGCTCTCGCCGGCGCTGCCGCCGGAGTCGTTGCGTCTGCAATTGTCGCGACGTCGATCGTCGTCAGCGACTCCTCGGAGCCGGTGACGGTCGCCGCAGCACAGGGGACCGACTACGGGCCCGAGCCGGAGGCCGACAGCGCACTCGTCACCCAGGCCGGCGAGTTCTCGACCATGGCCACGGCCACGCTCTCGCGCGACACGATGATCAACCGGGCCCGCACCTGGCTCACGGCCAACAAGGGAGGGCCGGTCCCGTACAGCATGGAGCGCAACTGGAAGGACGGCTATCGGCAGGACTGCTCCGGCTTCGTCTCCATGGCGCTCGGGCTGGGCAAGCCCGGCCTGAACACCGTCGGACTGGCCGACTCGCGCAACGGTGTCACCAAGCGGCTCAGCGGCGTGAGTCAGCTGCAGAAGGGCGACCTGCTGATCGACTACAGCACCACCGACGGCGACTTCCGCCACGTGGTGATCTTCGAGAAGTGGGCCAACGCGTCGCACAGCGCCTACTGGGCGTACGAACAGCGCGGTACGTACGGCACGACCCACCGGCAGCTCAGGTACGGGATCGGCAGCGACAACTACGACCCCTTCCGCCCGGTCAAGCTGGGTGGCGGAGGCGGAGGCGGGCAGCTTCCTACCCCGACTGTCTCCTGGCCGGTCCTCAAGAGCGGTTCCCAGGGCGCGGACGTGAGGTCCGCCCAGCGGCTGCTGACCGCACGGGGCCACGCGGTCGGGGCGGACGGCGTCTTCGGCACGAAGACCCGCTCCGCGGTGATCGCGTTCCAGAAGTCCCGGTCCCTGACCGCCGACGGCGTCATCGGCCCGAACACCTGGTCCAAGCTGATCAGGACGGTGCAGTCCGGCTCGACCGGCCAGGCGGTCAAGGCGGCGCAGACGCAGCTGAACGTCTACGGCTACGGGCTGGCGCTCGACGGCTCGTACGGCTCGAGGACGAAGTCCGCGGTGGTCGCCTTCCAGAAGAAGCACCACCTGCAGGTCGACGGCGTCGTCGGCCCGCAGACCTGGCGCGTCCTGCTCGGCACCCGCTGA
- a CDS encoding alpha/beta fold hydrolase, with amino-acid sequence MENPTSRWRHRLPRTRGRWAAVVAALAVLVGAGTWTATADDSAPAVHRQDQMLKMNGVSVDTSYFTSGDTGRRPAVLIGHGFGGSKNDVRAQAEKLAADGYAVMTWSARGFGRTTGEITLNAPDGEVKDVSGLIDWLADRPEVELDAKGDPRVGVTGASYGGAVSLLAAGYDERVDAIAPVISYWNLADALFPDGVFKKLWAGIFVSSGGGCERFQKQLCEMYERVAVSGKPDAAARALLTERSPEAVADRIDVPALILQGQSDSLFPLGQADAMAEAVKANGAPVSVDWISGGHDGGDDEGDRVQGRIGDWFDRYLKKDEGADTGPGFRVTRTGGVDSTDGAALKRGASSDSYPGLASGGRKIPLTGARQQPGPGGGQDATTGGGGQDAATTGGGRDAPATGGGGSGRKAPDGLTQTFRNPAGAAPPSVSALPGIGGGLSQLSSLGVGLSLDFPGQYASFESAPLDSSVRVTGSPTVTVNVKADQGDAVLFGKVYDVSPDGKQQVLPSQLVSPYRLTPAEQGKPVELTLPAVDHEVDAGHRLRLVLSATDLAYASPAEPATYTVTLDGALTVPTAPGVKTAAVSLPWWTWGLPAAAVVIAAALLLTARRRTATPAPDPALADVPLQITDLSKKYAKSTDRYAVRDLGFRVEKGQVLGLLGPNGAGKTTTLRMLMGLITPDSGEIRVFGHAIRPGAPVLSRVGSFVEGAGFLPHLSGRSNLELYWQATGRPAEDAHIDEALEIAGLGDALARAVRTYSQGMRQRLAIAQAMLGMPDLLILDEPTNGLDPPQIREMRDVMIRYAAGGRTVIVSSHLLSEVEQSCTHLVVMDRGQLVQAGPVAEITGSGDMLLVTTDAEVTEALVDKAAALPGIGSAVRTDDGHGLLVRLDGATASQLVAELVRLDVPVTGVGPHRRLEDAFLTLISQGSA; translated from the coding sequence ATGGAGAACCCGACTTCCCGGTGGCGGCACCGGCTGCCCCGCACCCGAGGCCGGTGGGCCGCGGTCGTCGCCGCCCTCGCCGTGCTCGTGGGCGCCGGTACCTGGACCGCCACCGCCGACGACAGCGCGCCCGCCGTGCACCGGCAGGACCAGATGCTGAAGATGAACGGGGTGTCGGTCGACACCTCGTACTTCACGTCCGGGGACACCGGGCGCCGGCCCGCGGTCCTGATCGGGCACGGATTCGGCGGCAGCAAGAACGACGTGCGCGCGCAGGCCGAGAAACTGGCGGCCGACGGATACGCCGTCATGACCTGGTCCGCCCGAGGATTCGGGAGGACCACGGGGGAGATCACCCTCAACGCCCCCGACGGCGAGGTCAAGGACGTCTCCGGGCTCATCGACTGGCTGGCGGACAGGCCGGAGGTGGAGCTCGACGCGAAGGGCGACCCGCGCGTCGGTGTCACCGGCGCCTCGTACGGCGGCGCGGTGTCCCTGCTCGCCGCCGGGTACGACGAGCGCGTCGACGCCATCGCCCCGGTGATCAGCTACTGGAACCTCGCCGACGCGCTCTTCCCCGACGGGGTGTTCAAGAAGCTCTGGGCCGGGATCTTCGTGAGCTCCGGCGGCGGCTGCGAGAGGTTCCAGAAGCAGCTGTGCGAGATGTACGAGCGGGTCGCGGTCAGCGGCAAGCCGGACGCCGCCGCGCGCGCCCTGCTGACCGAACGTTCCCCCGAGGCCGTCGCGGACCGTATCGACGTGCCCGCGCTCATCCTCCAGGGCCAGAGCGACTCGCTCTTCCCGCTCGGCCAGGCCGACGCCATGGCCGAGGCCGTCAAGGCCAACGGCGCACCCGTCTCCGTCGACTGGATCTCCGGCGGGCACGACGGCGGGGACGACGAGGGCGACCGGGTCCAGGGCCGGATCGGTGACTGGTTCGACCGGTACCTGAAGAAGGACGAGGGCGCCGACACCGGGCCGGGCTTCCGCGTGACCCGGACCGGTGGAGTCGACTCGACCGACGGCGCCGCCCTGAAGCGCGGTGCGAGCAGTGACTCGTACCCCGGGCTTGCCAGCGGCGGACGGAAGATCCCCCTCACCGGTGCCCGTCAGCAGCCCGGCCCGGGCGGCGGCCAGGACGCGACCACCGGTGGCGGCGGCCAGGACGCGGCAACCACCGGCGGAGGGCGGGACGCTCCCGCCACCGGTGGCGGAGGCAGCGGGCGGAAGGCGCCGGACGGTCTCACCCAGACCTTCCGCAACCCCGCCGGGGCGGCCCCGCCCTCCGTCTCCGCCCTCCCCGGCATCGGCGGCGGGCTCTCCCAGCTGTCCTCGCTCGGCGTCGGGCTCTCCCTCGACTTCCCCGGGCAGTACGCGAGCTTCGAGTCCGCCCCCCTGGACAGCTCCGTACGCGTCACCGGATCACCCACCGTCACCGTGAACGTCAAGGCGGACCAGGGCGACGCGGTGCTGTTCGGCAAGGTCTACGACGTCTCCCCGGACGGGAAGCAGCAGGTGCTGCCCTCCCAGCTGGTCTCCCCCTACCGGCTCACCCCCGCCGAGCAGGGCAAGCCGGTCGAGCTGACCCTGCCCGCCGTCGACCACGAGGTCGACGCCGGACACAGGCTCCGCCTCGTCCTCTCCGCGACCGACCTCGCCTACGCCTCACCCGCCGAGCCCGCGACGTACACCGTCACCCTCGACGGGGCACTGACCGTGCCCACCGCGCCCGGCGTGAAGACCGCGGCGGTCTCCCTGCCCTGGTGGACCTGGGGACTCCCGGCGGCAGCGGTCGTCATCGCCGCCGCACTCCTGCTCACCGCCCGCAGGCGCACCGCCACACCGGCCCCCGACCCGGCGCTGGCAGACGTGCCGCTGCAGATCACGGACCTGTCCAAGAAGTACGCCAAGTCCACCGACCGGTACGCGGTGCGCGACCTCGGCTTCCGCGTCGAGAAGGGGCAGGTCCTCGGCCTCCTCGGACCGAACGGCGCCGGGAAGACCACCACACTGCGCATGCTGATGGGGCTGATCACCCCCGACTCCGGCGAGATCCGGGTCTTCGGGCACGCGATCCGGCCCGGCGCACCCGTGCTGTCCCGCGTGGGGTCCTTCGTCGAGGGCGCCGGCTTCCTCCCGCACCTGTCCGGCCGCTCCAACCTGGAGCTGTACTGGCAGGCCACCGGGCGGCCCGCCGAGGACGCCCACATCGACGAGGCCCTGGAGATCGCCGGACTCGGCGACGCCCTGGCCCGCGCCGTACGCACCTACTCCCAGGGCATGCGGCAGCGCCTCGCCATCGCCCAGGCCATGCTCGGCATGCCGGACCTCCTCATCCTCGACGAACCGACCAACGGTCTCGACCCGCCCCAGATCCGCGAGATGCGGGACGTGATGATCCGCTACGCGGCCGGGGGCCGCACCGTGATCGTCTCCAGCCACCTCCTCTCCGAGGTCGAACAGTCCTGCACGCACCTGGTGGTCATGGACCGCGGACAGCTCGTCCAGGCCGGACCGGTCGCCGAGATCACCGGCTCCGGGGACATGCTGCTCGTCACCACGGACGCCGAGGTCACCGAAGCACTCGTGGACAAGGCGGCCGCACTCCCGGGCATCGGCTCCGCCGTCCGCACGGACGACGGCCACGGGCTGCTGGTCCGTCTCGACGGCGCCACCGCGTCGCAGCTGGTCGCCGAACTGGTGCGTCTCGACGTGCCGGTGACGGGCGTCGGGCCACACCGCCGCCTGGAGGACGCGTTCCTCACCCTCATCTCCCAAGGATCCGCATGA